The sequence TTGACATTTCCGATGAAATGTGGATAGAAAATTTTGAAATGTTGTTTCTCAGTGTTGTGCGGCTGGCGCGATTAGTTACAACGCCGATGCAAACCCAGGGAGGGGGTGCGATTGTGAATATTTCTGCTTGTGACTCCCAAGAACCGAGTTTAGGAACGCCGTTCAGTGGTACATTGCGTGCGGCGATGGAGGGATTTACAAAATTGTATGCCAAGCGTTATAGAAGCGATCGCATCCGCATGAATTCCATCGCTCCTTATTTCGTCGCCGATTCTCTCAACGAGTTAGAGGGTTGGGATGTACCTACAGACTTGATGTGGGGAAGACCTGCAACCTATGCAGAACTAGCAAAAGTTGTGGTTTTTTTGCTTAGTGATGATGCTCAGTTTATCACTGGTACAACGCTAAAGGTTGATGAGGCTCGTTCTGTAATAATTTGAATATTGCAAGCAACAGGCAAATTATCATCACAAAGATGATGAATCATGGATAAATTTTAAACCTAAGAAGAGAGCGGCTATGGTTCCCGCTACGGAAATTTCACCTTGGGTAATTTTCTCGAAAACTGATTCTACAGGGATTAAAATTACTTCTATTTCTTCGGTGATATCAAAGTTTTGCTGACCAGTT is a genomic window of Fortiea contorta PCC 7126 containing:
- a CDS encoding SDR family NAD(P)-dependent oxidoreductase, with amino-acid sequence MHEQKVVIITGSSRGIGAGCARELAAQGYIVSLMARSPQVLNLATELGGIAMQGSITNPQDLQQLVETTLARFQRLDAVVNSFGDPPRPDLLDISDEMWIENFEMLFLSVVRLARLVTTPMQTQGGGAIVNISACDSQEPSLGTPFSGTLRAAMEGFTKLYAKRYRSDRIRMNSIAPYFVADSLNELEGWDVPTDLMWGRPATYAELAKVVVFLLSDDAQFITGTTLKVDEARSVII